From the Endozoicomonas sp. Mp262 genome, the window TTCGGGAAAAGTGTACTTCAGGATAACAGGAGATAAGACCAGGACAACTACTGGCCGCTCTATGGCCATTCAATTCTCCTGCCTTGGCCAGCACACAAGAGCCACTGGCAATTCCCCCCAATGCCATAGGTAATGGGTTAGTCTGCTTTAACCAGGATACAACAATCTCATTATCTTTCTCACAGCTACTGGCAGCACTTGACCCACAAATAAATAAAGCATCAGCGCCAACCGCCACATCAAGGCTACCTGCCACCTGCACGCTCACTGCTGCTGAGCTATAAACAGGCTCCCCATCTATGGAAACTGGAGTAGGGCTATATACTGTTCTTCCCAAAACCCGGTTAACCTTATGGAGCGGCTCTACTGCCGATGAAAAGCTAAGTAACGAAAAGCCGGGAAGCAGCAAAAAACTAAAACGTGCTGGACGGGTTTCCTCTGACTGGTCTCGATAGTGACTGACTATCGACATCATTCCTCCCCTGGACTAAGGTATGTTAGGTTTTGTTAGGCATTCAACCCCTAGGAACCTGTACGAGAATAAGCGACCCTACAGCGGTCACAGAAACCACTCCCTTTTAAAGTAACGTGTTGCATGTGACATACAATTCATACTAATCAGGGAGGGATATTCGCCATAAAAAGAGTGTACAGGCGATTTAAGAAAATTGTATGTCGTCCAGAAAAAATATACAAAATAACATATGACAAATAATAGTTAAAACAAATAAAAATAAGGTACGACTATGACAGAGTACTCGGTAAATAGGGAAGTATTTGAATCAGTAATGGTTCCTAATTATGCCCCACAGGCAATGGTACCGGTTCGAGGAAAAGGTTCCCGACTCTGGGACCAACAGGGCAATGAGTATATTGATTTTGCCGGCGGCATTGCTGTCAATGCACTGGGTCATTGTCACCCACATTTAACCAAGACCTTAAAAGAACAGAGCGACAAACTCTGGCACCTGAGTAATGTCTATACCAATGAACCCGCTCTTAGCCTGGCAGAGCGCATGACCGAACGTACGTTTGCGGATAAGGTTTTCTTCTGTAACTCAGGCACAGAGGCCAATGAAGCGGCATTTAAACTGGTTCGCAAATATGCCTGGGATCACTACGGCCCTGAAAAAAATGAAATTATTGCATTCAACAGTGCCTTCCACGGACGTAGCCTGTTTACCGTGAGCGTTGGTGGCCAACCGAAATATCAGGAGGGTTTTGCTCCCTTGCCTTCAGGTATCAAACACTTGCCTTTCAATGACCTGAATGCGCTTAAATCTGCAATATCAGAAAAAACCTGCGCTATTGTTATGGAGCCTATCCAGGGAGAAGGAGGTATTCACCCCGCCACTCCAGAATTTCTTGAAGGAACCAGGGCGCTCTGTGATCAGCATAACGCGCTACTGGTATTTGATGAAATTCAAACAGGTGTGGGCAGAACGGGTCAGCTTTATGCCTATATGGATACCCGGATTACACCGGATGTCCTGACCAGCGCTAAATCCCTGGGTGGAGGGTTTCCTATCGGCGCCATGTTAACAACAAATGCTATTGCATCAAGTCTTGGTTTTGGGACTCATGGCAGTACATATGGTGGCAACCCTCTGGCTTGCGCCGTTGCCCTGGAGGCCTTTGACCTGATTAGTAATGATCAATTACTGGCAGATGTTTCCCGCAAGTATAACCTGTTCAGAAAGCATCTGGAGATCATTAATAGCAAGCACCATGTATTTTCCGAGATACGCGGCAAGGGCTTACTGGTTGGC encodes:
- a CDS encoding aspartate aminotransferase family protein — encoded protein: MTEYSVNREVFESVMVPNYAPQAMVPVRGKGSRLWDQQGNEYIDFAGGIAVNALGHCHPHLTKTLKEQSDKLWHLSNVYTNEPALSLAERMTERTFADKVFFCNSGTEANEAAFKLVRKYAWDHYGPEKNEIIAFNSAFHGRSLFTVSVGGQPKYQEGFAPLPSGIKHLPFNDLNALKSAISEKTCAIVMEPIQGEGGIHPATPEFLEGTRALCDQHNALLVFDEIQTGVGRTGQLYAYMDTRITPDVLTSAKSLGGGFPIGAMLTTNAIASSLGFGTHGSTYGGNPLACAVALEAFDLISNDQLLADVSRKYNLFRKHLEIINSKHHVFSEIRGKGLLVGAELIPEWHGKGKEFLAAAAKEGLMLLVAGPNVLRMTPSLIIPDEDIQEGMEKLDKAISRVLS